The [Actinobacillus] rossii genome contains a region encoding:
- a CDS encoding heme utilization or adhesion protein: protein MVWFVNKEVSLPSGKTLTVLTPQVYLVARNLDVTAQGALISARAIVGNINGDIQNSGTIAGRNLTALSAKNIQNHGVVLGNTVNLNAEQRLVNLGGKIQALDSVTLIGGQGVEIASQTSHSANTDSAGNAFAHTHIDRQADIHAGGKLTVYSPKDVAVKAANLSADIIHIQGNQVEFGTVATHNKQHYNGDADNYYRLDQTQEVGSQLTAKNDVNILSENHTALRQAGVHSDKGTVVIGSVQGDVQIQEGRHQEQLSFGAKSTHHGTLQTITSVTKHDHHYDTAQGSAIDGNNILLQANNGNVSVQGSNVVAENRVFEEDFEKTSKSGLMGGGGLGFSVGSKKEKVEQDRTQESAVSSQVGSLKGHTTLQANNHYQQTGSVVTAVNGDVDILAKSANITAAHSDYESNYKYTMEQKGVTIALTGAVAAAIQR from the coding sequence ATGGTGTGGTTTGTGAACAAAGAAGTGAGCTTGCCGAGCGGCAAAACCTTAACAGTCTTAACACCGCAAGTGTATCTTGTGGCGCGCAACCTAGATGTTACCGCGCAAGGGGCATTAATTTCAGCACGTGCAATTGTTGGCAATATCAATGGCGATATTCAAAATAGCGGCACTATTGCAGGACGAAATCTCACCGCACTTTCGGCAAAAAACATTCAAAACCATGGCGTAGTATTGGGCAATACGGTTAATTTGAATGCAGAGCAACGGTTAGTCAATCTCGGCGGTAAAATTCAAGCGTTGGATTCTGTGACATTAATTGGTGGTCAAGGCGTAGAGATTGCCAGCCAAACAAGCCACAGCGCGAATACGGATAGTGCAGGTAACGCCTTTGCACATACCCATATCGACCGCCAAGCAGACATTCATGCCGGCGGAAAATTAACAGTTTACAGCCCGAAAGATGTCGCTGTGAAAGCCGCCAATCTCAGCGCCGATATTATTCATATTCAAGGCAATCAGGTTGAGTTTGGCACGGTCGCTACCCACAACAAACAACATTATAACGGAGATGCGGACAACTATTATCGTCTAGACCAAACCCAAGAAGTGGGCAGTCAACTGACGGCAAAAAATGATGTGAACATTTTAAGCGAAAATCACACCGCACTTCGTCAAGCCGGCGTACACAGCGATAAGGGCACGGTTGTCATTGGTTCAGTGCAGGGTGATGTACAAATCCAAGAGGGACGTCACCAAGAGCAACTGTCTTTTGGTGCAAAAAGCACCCACCACGGTACTTTGCAGACTATCACCTCGGTGACTAAACATGACCATCATTATGATACCGCACAAGGCTCCGCCATTGATGGGAACAATATTTTATTACAAGCCAATAACGGCAATGTGAGTGTTCAGGGTTCAAATGTAGTAGCGGAAAACCGTGTTTTTGAAGAAGATTTTGAGAAAACGAGCAAATCAGGCTTAATGGGCGGTGGCGGATTAGGTTTTAGTGTAGGCTCGAAAAAAGAAAAAGTGGAACAAGACCGTACGCAAGAAAGTGCGGTAAGTAGCCAAGTGGGCAGTTTAAAAGGCCACACCACCCTTCAAGCAAACAATCATTACCAACAAACAGGCAGTGTTGTGACCGCAGTCAATGGGGATGTCGATATTCTTGCCAAATCAGCCAACATCACCGCGGCACATTCGGATTATGAGAGTAATTATAAATACACGATGGAGCAAAAGGGTGTCACGATAGCTTTAACCGGTGCCGTTGCGGCAGCGATACAGCGGTAG
- the fhaB_2 gene encoding heme utilization or adhesion protein, which produces MAVANAGFEALRVAEQLQGVADAVSNGSATGGAVGVSITYGQQKTEQTQHSEGNTAEKSQVNAGGNVTITAQGKGEQSHLTIDGADVSGQAGTHLKAEGDVNILAADENHLGRSKNKSSGFNVGVAIQIGGGLSAGITAGGNVAKGYGNGESQAWVASQVGSESSKTTIEGGKDTNVIGSQVKGKRVEVSAENLNIESLQDTAKYEGKQESASGQVTVGYGFSAGGSYSKSKVNSNYASVKTQAGIYAGDEGYDIHVKEHTELTGGLVTSTDKAETEGKNRFSTGTLNATDIENHADYKGSGISVSGSAAMNFDTPLGNSENGIAQSNKQAVNEKGEKIYLDSQGHETTEAKTGGQANQAKLATGLASLTGGVNIGYGSDGDSQRSRTKSGINTANIDIRDSQAQQTETGKTVEEIRAQVKTEIHTDNAESHSGKLENRFDKAAVQNELDYQVKVLQEFDKNRKEVTDYFYKKAEENRAEAVEIRKTTEINGKTGYNTEVSLELERKADIYDSIALGTDLVLGATYGWGNSNLLNYAGIGAVTTPVVNVATAPEQIWVTTCQQDSLYCADNNMDGSKRPTESGKVQIGDKRQIFDITEIKPSETSGVITLSNNGILNPLDDALKNAIKQNKWETNKEGIVVVYNRPTGNYVSELLYAAYDKTNDLLGGRLPLTTAEKANLKLYGYAKQNNYALDISSHSRGGLTASVALQEANRIGLNNIPIRESRFFGTATNVKDYAGYLKENNPNAVTKSAVHKADFVSNKWNIGLMGFNDTTGGYCTFCYSHSSYFAERPSEYLVNEKGQYINEKGYVILGKDKITNEYWKDFNDKWKPTSSNPNSSLPVNIKP; this is translated from the coding sequence ATGGCAGTGGCGAATGCTGGTTTTGAAGCATTGCGTGTAGCAGAACAACTGCAAGGTGTTGCTGATGCGGTATCAAACGGCTCTGCGACGGGCGGTGCGGTAGGAGTAAGCATTACCTACGGGCAACAAAAAACGGAACAGACCCAGCATAGCGAAGGGAATACTGCTGAGAAAAGCCAAGTGAATGCAGGCGGTAACGTCACTATCACGGCACAGGGCAAAGGCGAACAGTCGCATCTTACGATTGACGGGGCGGATGTTTCCGGTCAGGCTGGTACACATCTAAAAGCGGAAGGGGATGTGAATATTCTCGCCGCAGACGAAAACCATCTTGGACGTAGTAAAAACAAATCCAGTGGTTTTAATGTGGGTGTAGCGATTCAAATCGGTGGCGGACTTTCAGCCGGCATTACCGCCGGCGGTAACGTGGCGAAAGGTTACGGCAACGGCGAAAGTCAAGCGTGGGTAGCAAGCCAAGTGGGCAGTGAAAGCAGCAAAACTACGATTGAGGGCGGTAAGGATACGAATGTTATCGGCTCACAAGTGAAGGGTAAACGGGTTGAAGTTAGCGCGGAAAACCTGAATATCGAAAGTTTACAAGACACGGCAAAATACGAGGGCAAACAGGAAAGTGCGTCGGGACAAGTCACGGTCGGCTATGGCTTTTCGGCAGGCGGCAGTTACAGCAAATCGAAAGTTAATTCTAATTATGCCAGTGTAAAAACACAGGCAGGGATTTATGCCGGGGATGAGGGGTATGACATCCACGTTAAAGAACATACCGAACTCACAGGTGGATTAGTAACTTCGACGGATAAGGCAGAGACAGAAGGTAAAAACCGTTTTAGTACAGGGACGCTAAATGCCACAGATATTGAAAACCATGCGGATTACAAAGGCAGCGGCATCAGTGTAAGCGGCTCGGCGGCAATGAATTTTGATACGCCGCTTGGTAATAGCGAAAATGGCATCGCCCAAAGTAATAAACAAGCGGTGAATGAAAAGGGTGAAAAAATCTACCTTGACTCACAAGGTCATGAAACAACAGAGGCGAAAACGGGCGGTCAAGCCAACCAAGCCAAATTAGCGACGGGCTTAGCCTCGCTCACGGGCGGCGTCAATATCGGTTATGGCAGTGACGGCGACAGCCAACGCAGCCGAACGAAATCGGGGATTAACACGGCGAATATCGACATTCGGGACAGCCAAGCACAACAAACGGAGACAGGTAAGACCGTCGAAGAAATACGGGCACAAGTGAAAACGGAGATTCATACTGACAACGCCGAAAGTCATAGTGGCAAGTTGGAAAACCGTTTTGATAAAGCTGCCGTCCAAAATGAGTTGGATTATCAAGTAAAAGTACTTCAAGAATTTGACAAAAACAGAAAAGAGGTGACAGATTATTTTTATAAAAAAGCTGAAGAAAACAGAGCTGAGGCAGTAGAAATTAGAAAAACAACAGAAATAAATGGAAAAACAGGTTATAACACGGAAGTCTCTCTCGAGCTAGAAAGAAAGGCGGATATTTATGACTCTATTGCTTTGGGTACTGATTTAGTTCTTGGAGCAACATATGGTTGGGGAAATTCTAATTTATTAAATTATGCAGGTATTGGAGCAGTCACAACTCCGGTAGTAAATGTAGCGACAGCCCCAGAGCAGATTTGGGTAACAACTTGTCAGCAGGATTCATTATATTGTGCGGACAATAATATGGACGGTTCAAAACGCCCGACGGAAAGCGGCAAGGTGCAGATTGGTGATAAACGACAGATTTTCGATATTACTGAAATAAAACCGTCGGAGACAAGTGGTGTAATTACTCTTTCCAATAATGGAATTTTAAATCCACTGGACGATGCATTAAAAAATGCCATTAAGCAAAATAAGTGGGAAACCAATAAAGAGGGAATTGTGGTGGTTTATAACAGACCGACAGGAAACTATGTTTCAGAGTTGTTATATGCAGCTTATGATAAAACGAATGACTTATTAGGGGGTAGATTACCATTGACTACAGCTGAAAAAGCTAACTTAAAACTTTATGGCTATGCTAAACAAAATAATTATGCTCTTGATATAAGTAGTCATAGTCGGGGAGGGCTAACAGCAAGTGTTGCATTACAAGAAGCAAATAGAATTGGATTAAACAATATTCCGATTCGGGAATCTCGCTTTTTTGGTACGGCAACGAATGTCAAAGATTATGCAGGTTATTTGAAAGAGAATAATCCGAATGCAGTAACTAAGTCAGCAGTTCATAAAGCGGATTTTGTGAGTAATAAATGGAATATAGGGTTAATGGGATTTAATGACACAACAGGAGGATATTGTACGTTCTGTTATTCGCATAGTAGTTATTTTGCGGAGAGACCGAGTGAGTATCTTGTTAATGAAAAAGGGCAGTATATTAATGAAAAGGGATATGTAATTTTAGGAAAAGACAAAATTACTAATGAATATTGGAAAGACTTTAATGATAAGTGGAAGCCGACAAGTAGTAATCCAAATTCATCCTTACCAGTGAATATAAAACCTTAA